The Zygosaccharomyces rouxii strain CBS732 chromosome A complete sequence genome window below encodes:
- the KAP95 gene encoding karyopherin beta (highly similar to uniprot|Q06142 Saccharomyces cerevisiae YLR347C KAP95 Karyopherin beta forms a dimeric complex with Srp1p (Kap60p) that mediates nuclear import of cargo proteins via a nuclear localization signal (NLS) interacts with nucleoporins to guide transport across the nuclear pore complex), with translation MSAELAQLLEEVILTPDQSLRVANETQLKKLSNENFLQFAGLLSSVLIDENARLEARILAALTLKNELVAKDSVKASQYAQRWITVVDPASKDQIKLNTVQALLTGEPRVANASAQLIAAIANIELPRGEWGDLMKTMVDSTNPSQPENVKRASLLTLGYICESADPQSQVLVSSSNSILIAIVQGAQSSEPSVAVRLTALNALADSLVFIKNNMEREGERNYLMQVVCEATQAPDTTIQTAAFGCLCKIMSLYYPFMKPYMEQALYALTIATMRSPDDRVASMAVEFWSTICEEEIDIAYELAQFPQSPLQSYNFALASLKEVVPNLLSLLTRQNEDPEDDDWNVSMSAGACLQLFAQNCGNYILEPVLQFVEQNITSENWRQREASVMAFGSIMDGPDRTQRTYYIHQALPAIFNLMTDPMVQVKETAAWCVGRVADLVVDAIDPQQHLPNVVQACLLGLQDHPKVATNCAWTVINLVEQLAELRPSPIYNYYPALVDALIKTASRPDNEFNARASAFSALTTMVEYATDTVAESSASISTFIMDKLGQTMGLDESQLTMEDRQSLQELQSNVLTVLAAVIRKSPASVESVSDMLMDLFLKLLDKKDASYIEDDVFYAISALASSMGKNFEKYLETFSPYLVRALNQVDSQVSITAVGFVADISNSLEEDFKKYAPAFMSVLGQMISAENAKRELKPAVLGVFGDIASNVGPDFTPYLNEVMALCVAAQNTKPENGTLEALDYQIKVLEAVLDAYVGTVAGLRSTPAALFPYVGTIFQFISLLAEDPQLYGEDSTARAAVGIVGDIAAMYPDGSIKQFYAQEWVTEFIKRTRSNQTFSQSTKDTARWAREQQKHQLSL, from the coding sequence ATGTCTGCAGAATTAGCACAACTGTTGGAGGAGGTAATTCTGACTCCTGATCAATCGCTACGTGTAGCGAATGAAACGCagttgaagaaactttcAAATGAGAATTTTTTGCAATTTGCAGGCCTTTTATCTAGTGTTTTAATCGACGAAAATGCGAGATTGGAGGCCCGTATATTGGCAGCATTGACACTTAAGAATGAATTGGTTGCTAAGGATTCCGTCAAGGCATCTCAATACGCTCAAAGATGGATTACCGTGGTGGATCCTGCTTCGAAAGATCAAATAAAGCTGAACACTGTTCAAGCTCTGTTAACCGGCGAACCCCGTGTTGCTAATGCAAGTGCTCAATTGATTGCTGCCATCGCCAATATCGAATTGCCAAGAGGCGAATGGGGGGATCTAATGAAAACCATGGTGGACAGTACCAATCCATCTCAACCTGAAAACGTTAAAAGAGCTTCTTTATTGACTTTAGGATACATCTGTGAAAGTGCTGACCCTCAGAGTCAAGTTCTAGTCTCTTCTTCCAATAGTATTCTAATTGCCATTGTCCAAGGTGCCCAATCCTCAGAACCTTCGGTTGCAGTGCGTCTGACTGCGTTGAATGCGTTGGCGGATTCGTTAGTATTTATTAAAAATAACATGGAGAGAGAAGGTGAAAGGAATTATTTGATGCAGGTGGTTTGTGAAGCTACTCAGGCTCCCGATACAACGATCCAGACTGCAGCATTTGGTTGTCTCTGCAAAATCATGTCACTTTACTACCCATTCATGAAACCTTACATGGAACAAGCGCTTTATGCGCTAACGATAGCCACAATGAGGTCTCCTGACGACAGGGTAGCCTCTATGGCGGTTGAGTTTTGGTCCACGATttgtgaagaagaaattgatatCGCCTACGAGCTAGCCCAATTCCCACAGTCCCCGCTACAAAGTTACAACTTTGCTCTAGCGTCCCTAAAGGAAGTGGTCCCCAATTTACTAAGTCTTCTAACTCGCCAGAACGAGGACCCTGAGGATGACGATTGGAACGTGTCCATGTCCGCAGGTGCTTGTTTACAACTATTTGCTCAAAATTGTGGTAATTACATCTTGGAACCGGTTTTACAATTTGTGGAACAAAATATTACCAGCGAAAACTGGCGTCAAAGAGAGGCCTCCGTAATGGCTTTCGGCTCTATTATGGACGGTCCCGATAGAACTCAAAGGACCTATTACATCCATCAAGCATTGCCAGCGATCTTCAACTTGATGACTGATCCTATGGTTCAAGTTAAAGAAACAGCAGCTTGGTGTGTTGGTAGAGTTGCAGATCTGGTGGTAGATGCTATTGATCCTCAACAACATCTGCCCAACGTCGTTCAGGCTTGTCTCCTTGGGTTACAAGATCACCCTAAGGTGGCCACTAACTGCGCATGGACTGTAATCAATCTGGTAGAACAACTAGCAGAACTAAGGCCGAGCCCCATCTATAACTACTACCCAGCACTTGTGGATGCCCTGATTAAGACTGCCAGCAGACCTGATAACGAATTTAACGCTAGAGCTTCAGCATTTTCAGCATTAACCACAATGGTTGAATATGCTACTGATACCGTTGCGGAAAGCTCAGCATCGATTTCTACCTTTATCATGGATAAATTGGGTCAAACTATGGGGTTAGATGAATCACAATTGACCATGGAAGATAGACAGAGTTTACAAGAGTTACAATCGAATGTTCTAACCGTTTTAGCTGCAGTGATAAGGAAATCTCCTGCTAGTGTGGAATCTGTGTCGGACATGTTGATGGACTTGTTCTTGAAGCTTTTGGATAAGAAGGATGCGTCTTacattgaagatgacgTGTTCTATGCTATTTCCGCATTAGCTTCATCCATGGGTAAGAATTTCGAGAAATACCTGGAGACTTTCTCACCATATTTGGTGAGAGCTTTAAATCAAGTAGATTCACAAGTCTCTATTACCGCCGTTGGATTCGTGGCAGATATCTCCAATTCcttggaagaagatttcaagaagTATGCACCTGCGTTTATGAGCGTTTTGGGTCAAATGATTTCTGCTGAAAATGCCAAGAGGGAATTGAAACCAGCTGTTCTCGGTGTGTTTGGTGACATTGCCTCTAACGTGGGCCCAGACTTTACACCATATTTGAACGAAGTCATGGCATTATGCGTGGCCGCTCAGAACACAAAGCCTGAAAATGGTACTTTAGAAGCTTTGGATTATCAAATTAAAGTTTTAGAAGCTGTTCTTGACGCCTATGTGGGGACTGTTGCAGGTCTACGGAGTACGCCTGCTGCGCTTTTCCCTTACGTAGgaacaattttccaattcatctcCTTATTAGCCGAAGATCCTCAGTTATATGGCGAAGATTCCACCGCAAGAGCGGCTGTCGGTATTGTTGGTGATATCGCCGCCATGTACCCTGACGGGTCCataaaacaattttacGCGCAAGAATGGGTAACGGAATTTATCAAGAGAACTAGAAGTAACCAGACATTCAGCCAGTCTACAAAGGATACAGCTAGGTGGGCAAGAGAGCAGCAAAAACATCAACTTTCCTTGTGA
- a CDS encoding uncharacterized protein (similar to uniprot|P53224 Saccharomyces cerevisiae YGR038W) — MTPEPPSLTRQSSYTNGYSRDQSLKPFPSGGHNGKLMGEPVKDHRRRRSSSIISHVEPETFEDENDQQLLPNMNATWVDQRGAWIIHIVIIVLLKLFYDLLPGVTAEWSWTLTNTSYVIGSYVMFHLIKGTPFDFNGGAYDNLTMWEQINDETLYTPSRKFLVLVPIALFLVSTHYAHYDLQLFMLNLLLTTFVAVVPKLPVTHRLRISIPGITGPAQIS, encoded by the coding sequence ATGACACCAGAACCACCTTCCCTTACGAGGCAGAGTTCCTATACCAATGGATATTCACGAGATCAGTCGTTGAAACCATTTCCATCAGGAGGAcataatggtaaattaaTGGGTGAACCGGTTAAAGATCATAGAAGGAGGCGTTCGTCGAGTATAATATCCCATGTCGAACCAGAGAcgtttgaagatgaaaatgacCAGCAGTTACTACCAAACATGAATGCAACATGGGTTGATCAAAGAGGAGCTTGGATTATTCATATCGTCATTATTGTACTTTTGAAACTATTTTATGATTTATTACCGGGGGTTACAGCCGAATGGTCGTGGACGTTAACAAATACGTCTTATGTTATTGGGTCGTACGTCATGTTCCATTTGATCAAGGGGACTCCATTTGATTTTAATGGTGGTGCATATGATAATCTAACTATGTGGGAACAGATTAATGATGAAACTCTTTACACTCCGTCAAGAAAGTTTTTGGTGTTGGTACCAATAGCGTTGTTTTTGGTCAGTACACACTATGCTCATTACGATCTACAGTTATTCATGTTAAATCTACTATTAACCACATTTGTTGCAGTGGTACCAAAACTTCCGGTCACTCACAGATTGAGAATCTCAATCCCAGGTATTACAGGCCCTGCTCAAATTAGCTGA
- the CAX4 gene encoding dolichyldiphosphatase (similar to uniprot|P53223 Saccharomyces cerevisiae YGR036C CAX4 Dolichyl pyrophosphate (Dol-P-P) phosphatase with a luminally oriented active site in the ER cleaves the anhydride linkage in Dol-P-P required for Dol-P-P- linked oligosaccharide intermediate synthesis and protein N-glycosylation), with translation MSFNPNLIPFDDTYILYDKTDPISFLAAYFSLLPIGVLIFEFSWFIITRELEACIMAAGQVANEIFNNIVKDIIKQPRPFTFGDSFQQDTVRSGYGMPSAHSQFMGFFAAYTSLRYLYCWKSLTHKKRLAGCGFVLTLATCVCFSRAYLKYHSIGQVLVGFTLGGALGSTYYVVVSIIREVGLIDWLLTWRICDYLHVKDSCNLAPITLKEEKDAYYRRLAVMKNSKLE, from the coding sequence ATGTCTTTTAATCCTAACCTCATTCCCTTTGATGATACCTACATCCTCTACGATAAGACTGATCCAATCTCGTTCTTAGCAGCctatttttcacttttgCCGATTGGTGTCTTGATATTTGAATTCTCATGGTTCATCATAACTAGAGAATTAGAGGCATGCATTATGGCAGCTGGCCAGGTTGccaatgaaattttcaacaacaTTGTCAAGGATATAATAAAACAACCGAGACCGTTTACGTTTGGTGATTCATTTCAGCAAGATACAGTTAGGTCCGGTTATGGTATGCCCAGTGCGCATTCTCAGTTTATGGGATTTTTCGCTGCTTATACAAGTCTTCGGTATCTATACTGTTGGAAGTCACTCACTCACAAGAAACGGTTAGCAGGTTGTGGTTTTGTTCTTACTTTGGCTACATGCGTTTGTTTTTCGAGAGcttatttgaaatatcaTTCCATTGGACAAGTATTGGTCGGATTTACTCTGGGAGGTGCCCTAGGTTCCACGTATTACGTGGTTGTATCGATCATAAGGGAGGTCGGTCTAATAGACTGGTTACTCACTTGGCGTATATGCGATTACCTGCATGTTAAGGATTCATGCAATTTAGCGCCAATAACtttgaaggaagaaaaggatGCATATTACCGCAGGTTAGCCgtgatgaagaattcaaagCTGGAATGA
- the NIT3 gene encoding putative hydrolase (highly similar to uniprot|P49954 Saccharomyces cerevisiae YLR351C), producing MSKILSQKIKVALVQLAAGTPDKAYNLQKAKTLIEKAVHDEPSTKLVVLPECFNSPYATDKFRAYSEVIRPDSESYKALSQLAQKLKIVLVGGSIPELEPETDHIYNTCMIFNENGELLDKHRKAHLFDIDIPNGIRFKESDTLSAGEKNTLVTSEYGKFGVGICYDMRFPELAMQSARKGAFAMIYPGAFNTVTGPLHWKLLARSRAIDNQVYTLLCSPARDLESSYHAYGHSLVVDPKGNVLTEAGEGEEIVYADLDPEAIDQFRAGIPITTQRRFDIYPDVSK from the coding sequence ATGTCCAAGATTTTGTCACAGAAGATCAAGGTTGCACTAGTGCAATTGGCAGCAGGTACACCTGATAAGGCGTACAATTTGCAGAAGGCTAAAACACTTATAGAGAAAGCTGTTCATGATGAGCCAAGTACGAAGTTAGTTGTATTGCCAGAATGTTTCAACTCACCCTATGCAACCGATAAATTTAGAGCTTATTCTGAAGTTATTAGACCTGATTCAGAATCCTACAAGGCCTTATCACAGTTGGctcaaaaattaaaaatcGTACTAGTAGGTGGATCAATTCCTGAATTAGAACCAGAAACTGATCACATTTACAACACCTGTATGAtatttaatgaaaatggtgaacTATTAGACAAGCATCGTAAGGCGCATCTTTTCGACATTGATATCCCTAATGGTATAAGGTTTAAAGAAAGTGATACCTTGAGTgcaggtgaaaaaaatactTTAGTCACAAGTGAATACGGTAAATTTGGTGTTGGTATCTGTTACGACATGAGGTTCCCAGAGTTAGCCATGCAATCTGCACGTAAAGGCGCATTTGCTATGATTTATCCGGGTGCATTCAATACTGTAACTGGACCATTACATTGGAAATTATTAGCAAGATCGAGAGCTATTGATAACCAAGTCTACACCCTACTCTGCTCACCTGCTCGTGATTTAGAGAGTAGTTATCACGCGTACGGGCATTCATTGGTTGTTGATCCAAAAGGTAACGTTCTAACTGAAGCTGGTGAAGGCGAAGAAATCGTTTATGCAGATCTAGATCCCGAAGCCATCGATCAATTCCGTGCTGGTATTCCTATTACGACGCAAAGAAGATTCGATATCTATCCAGACGTGTCTAAATAA
- the LUG1 gene encoding Lug1p (similar to uniprot|Q06479 Saccharomyces cerevisiae YLR352W Hypothetical ORF), giving the protein MSWPPEILYQILSYQFRDLMSSDYPNNAEKFNENFRTFINSNLTVNKAFSHICQVLIYRYCNLTTARRFHHLLNTLKEHRELRNAVQIVDFQELTSIGLGRTGEMNKMIKNLTNETLLEFLHLTKFTLREFLACEHIQDDLDENIIYFLLRPGTVLSVLDFCGCSGARFTESCIVSLDKLYRFDKERQIDLPIEENYQITCLGLNDCTDLPSYVLGRMLRMLPELQKLDLSHTSIDDDILLNKIPHLKNLTHLSLAMCLKLSPRAILEFFSYHPAVTDENNLATLEWLNLYTMPHSSSWSEVHTLFLLKKLCQYGHNKTLQYLNLSGMSLHESNDTTVTRSTFYFQCHDALTFIKWNFPKLKSLSIAGNNIPVPKLCEFLTPISPDTMSDNWWLHEDQNMQQLKFLNVCNNSYVNRWTIQDSALYTCSPSLVCLEVSFDAWQMIEKSNSRHEITVLHFKNPNSFLKDTADAEVIKWKCYIGSSYGRRYWIYKTDPYLNRDDLQTTGNVTRYDSEGNKIIEIVKQPDFLKFAQNKIMLGCGFIPLSGVRRKKCYRDLKPPISQFFTRNGGVTLGSRSTPIITPMLPPGGWRVVSNHEQEDGASLSDAIMEEDEDEDEEQEFDDDNVSDTYSASASSTTFSRTTSLGRMRSGLYWDRSIHDLHSRFMESDIMDPLPEPSIPPSIGEEVEENDEEYLNDPSLQRRRSQLNLQRSRPPSLHHRHSALDSSASILLPLRKLQNYYYAHPQEFVYNPNDQETTLKYQLHFQVIDEYQVFGCIERGMYRYYSLRA; this is encoded by the coding sequence ATGTCATGGCCACCAGAGattctttaccaaattctATCCTATCAGTTTAGGGATTTAATGAGTAGTGATTATCCTAATAATGCTGAAAAGTTTAACGAAAATTTTAGAACATTCATCAATAGTAATTTGACTGTTAATAAGGCATTCTCACATATTTGTCAGGTTCTTATCTATAGATATTGTAACTTGACCACGGCAAGAAGATTTCATCACCTTTTAAACACATTGAAAGAGCATAGGGAACTGCGAAATGCTGTGCAGATTGTAGATTTCCAAGAGTTAACATCAATTGGACTAGGTAGAACCGGTGAAATGAATAAAATGATCAAAAACTTAACCAATGAAACTTTATTGGAGTTTTTGCATTTGACCAAGTTTACACTAAGAGAATTTTTGGCATGTGAACATATTCAAGATGACCTCGATGAAAATATCATATATTTTCTACTGCGGCCTGGGACTGTTTTAAGTGTATTGGATTTTTGTGGTTGTTCAGGTGCAAGATTCACAGAGAGTTGTATTGTATCActtgataaattgtatCGATTTGACAAAGAAAGACAAATTGATTTACCCATCGAAGAGAATTACCAAATAACTTGTTTGGGACTTAATGATTGCACAGATTTACCTTCATATGTTCTCGGTAGAATGCTTAGGATGTTACCAGAGttacaaaaattggatttatCTCATACTTCCATTGATGACGACATTTTACTCAATAAGATACCTCatctcaaaaatttaacaCATTTATCATTAGCCATGTGTTTGAAATTATCTCCAAGAGCGATTCTAGAGTTTTTCAGCTATCATCCAGCTGTAACTGATGAAAACAATTTAGCAACATTAGAATGGTTAAATCTTTATACAATGCCGCATTCATCTTCGTGGTCTGAAGTGCACACACTTTTCCTTTTAAAAAAACTATGCCAGTATGGACACAATAAGACTTTacaatatttgaatttgagCGGTATGTCACTACATGAATCTAATGACACCACTGTTACGAGATCCACATTCTATTTCCAATGTCATGATGCATTAACATTTATTAAATGGAACTTCCCCAAATTAAAAAGTTTAAGCATTGCAGGAAATAATATTCCGGTACCCAAACTATGTGAATTTCTAACGCCAATTTCCCCCGATACGATGTCAGATAATTGGTGGTTACACGAGGATCAAAACATGCaacagttgaaatttttaaacgTTTGCAACAATTCATACGTGAACAGATGGACAATTCAGGATTCTGCTCTTTATACATGTTCGCCAAGTTTAGTCTGCTTAGAGGTATCATTTGATGCATGGCAAATGATCgaaaaatcaaattcaagacATGAAATTACAGTCTTACATTTTAAAAATCCCAACTCCTTTTTGAAGGATACAGCGGATGCGGAAGTtatcaaatggaaatgTTATATCGGTTCATCATATGGTAGAAGGTACTGGATCTATAAAACAGATCCGTATTTAAACAGAGATGATTTACAAACTACAGGGAATGTGACCAGGTACGATTCAGAGGGTAATAAAATAATTGAGATTGTTAAACAACCAGATTTCCTCAAATTTGctcaaaataaaatcatGCTTGGTTGTGGATTTATCCCACTTAGCGGTGTTagaaggaagaaatgctatagagatttgaaaccCCCAATttcacaatttttcacaagAAATGGTGGGGTTACGTTGGGTAGTAGATCAACCCCGATTATAACTCCTATGTTACCACCAGGTGGTTGGAGAGTTGTATCTAACCATGAGCAGGAAGACGGAGCATCGCTGAGCGATGCTATAATGGAAgaggatgaggatgaagatgaagaacagGAATTCGATGACGATAACGTTTCAGATACTTACAGTGCAAGTGCAAGTTCAACAACATTTTCACGTACCACAAGTCTAGGAAGAATGAGAAGCGGTCTCTATTGGGATAGATCTATCCATGACCTACACTCAAGATTCATGGAGTCAGATATAATGGATCCGCTACCAGAACCTTCAATACCCCCCAgtattggtgaagaagttgaGGAGaacgatgaagaatatttgaacGACCCCAGTCTACAGAGAAGGAGGTCCCAGTTAAATCTACAGAGGTCAAGACCACCATCTCTTCACCACAGACATTCAGCATTGGATTCATCGGCGTCTATATTACTGCCTCTAAGgaaattgcaaaattaCTATTATGCACATCcacaagaatttgtttATAATCCAAATGACCAGGAAACAACACTCAAATATCAATTACATTTCCAAGTAATTGATGAATACCAAGTTTTTGGCTGTATAGAACGCGGTATGTATAGATATTACAGCCTAAGAGCGTAA
- the ACB1 gene encoding long-chain fatty acid transporter ACB1 (highly similar to uniprot|P31787 Saccharomyces cerevisiae YGR037C ACB1 Acyl-CoA-binding protein transports newly synthesized acyl-CoA esters from fatty acid synthetase (Fas1p-Fas2p) to acyl-CoA-consuming processes) produces MVSQLFEQKAKQANELPSKPDTDELLKLYALYKQATVGDNNKEKPGIFNMKDRYKWDSWEELKGKSKEDAEKEYIEFVEELQQKYSQ; encoded by the coding sequence ATGGTATCACAATTATTTGAACAGAAAGCTAAGCAAGCTAACGAATTGCCCTCCAAGCCTGACACTGATGAATTGTTAAAGCTATACGCTCTGTACAAGCAGGCAACCGTCGGTGACAACAATAAGGAAAAGCCTGGtattttcaacatgaaGGATCGCTACAAGTGGGACTCAtgggaagaattgaaggGTAAGTCGAAGGAAGATGCTGAGAAGGAGTACATCGAATTcgttgaagaattacagCAGAAGTACTCTCAATAG
- a CDS encoding FAD-dependent oxidoreductase (conserved hypothetical protein), giving the protein MAVTIVGGGIVGLYTAYCLTEFSQLPGSQICVVGKYLPGDQSANGYTSPWAGGNWSCISPNDENTLFHDRFTYENLSQLQRKLLSHFKGRDDEWLGLARRPTREFWDYTPNELKIGSLSSYLEDYQELKSQELPDGASFGISFKTWNFNCPVFLYNFAQFLKSKGIKFVKAELTHLAQATSFVNEDSTGDKVVFNCTGLGAHDLGGVKDHRVYPARGQVVVVRAPDINENCLRWGKNYATYIIPRPGPLKELVLGGFLQVDNWNAQDTSLEESEDILTRTTQLLPKLGDKDKLQILRVAAGLRPSRYGGARIEEEAQDGVLIVHNYGASGYGYQAGLGMGYRAVKLAFSGSKL; this is encoded by the coding sequence ATGGCTGTTACGATTGtcggtggtggtattgTCGGCTTGTATACTGCTTATTGTCTAACGGAATTTAGTCAATTGCCTGGATCACAGATATGTGTCGTTGGTAAGTATTTGCCCGGTGATCAATCTGCTAATGGGTATACATCACCATGGGCAGGTGGTAATTGGTCTTGTATTTCACccaatgatgaaaatacgTTGTTTCATGATAGATTTACCTATGAGAATTTAAGTCAATTGCAGAGGAAGCTTTTATCACATTTCAAAGGTCGCGATGATGAATGGCTAGGTCTTGCAAGAAGACCTACACGAGAATTTTGGGATTACACTCCCAACGAACTCAAGATAGGGTCCCTTTCGAGCTATTTAGAAGATTATCAGGAGCTTAAATCCCAGGAGCTGCCCGACGGCGCTTCTTTCggaatttcattcaaaacGTGGAATTTTAACTGTCCAGTATTCTTATACAATTTTGCACAGTTCCTGAAGAGCAAGGGAATTAAATTCGTTAAGGCTGAACTGACTCATTTGGCCCAAGCCACTTCATTTGTCAATGAAGATTCCACTGGCGATAAAGTCGTTTTCAATTGTACAGGACTTGGTGCTCATGATTTAGGTGGTGTTAAAGACCACAGAGTCTATCCTGCAAGAGGACAGGTTGTCGTTGTGAGAGCTCCCGACATTAACGAGAATTGTTTAAGGTGGGGTAAAAATTATGCTACTTATATCATCCCCAGACCAGGTCCCCTCAAGGAATTGGTTCTTGGTGGATTTCTACAGGTGGACAATTGGAATGCTCAAGACACTTCGCtagaagaatctgaagataTCTTGACGAGAACTACTCAATTGCTACCTAAACTAGGTGATAAGGATAAATTGCAGATTCTAAGAGTTGCTGCAGGATTACGTCCTTCTAGATATGGTGGCGCTCGTATTGAGGAAGAAGCTCAAGATGGTGTTCTTATAGTGCACAATTATGGTGCTTCTGGCTACGGCTACCAAGCTGGTCTTGGAATGGGCTATAGAGCAGTTAAATTAGCCTTCTCAGGATCCAAATTATAA
- the KSS1 gene encoding mitogen-activated serine/threonine-protein kinase KSS1 (highly similar to uniprot|P14681 Saccharomyces cerevisiae YGR040W KSS1 Mitogen-activated protein kinase (MAPK) involved in signal transduction pathways that control filamentous growth and pheromone response), which yields MPRTITFDIPSQYQLVALIGEGAYGTVCSAIHKPTGIYVAIKKIQPFSKNMFVTRTLREIKLLSYFHDHENIISILDKVRPTSIDKMNAVYLVQELMETDLQRIISNISTNPLSDDHIQYFTYQILRALKSIHSAQVIHRDLKPSNLLLNSNCDLKVCDFGLSRCLASSSDSRETLVGFMTEYVATRWYRAPEIMLTFQEYTTAMDIWSCGCILAELVSGKPLFPGRDYHHQLWLILEVVGSPTYEDFESIKSQRAKEYISNLPLKAKLPWDVVLGKQNLNPDMVDLLDRMLAFNPNKRISAAEALNHPYLAMYHDPEDEPEYPPLNLEDDFWKIDNEIKKPNEDGEISIDVLKAMLYDEIMKRTD from the coding sequence ATGCCACGTACCATTACTTTTGATATCCCATCACAATATCAACTAGTGGCTCTTATCGGTGAGGGAGCCTACGGGACAGTATGTTCAGCAATCCACAAGCCAACTGGCATCTATGTTGCCATTAAAAAGATTCAACCATTTAGCAAGAATATGTTCGTTACAAGAACGCTACGTGAGATCAAACTGTTAAGTTATTTCCACGACCATGAGAATATAATTAGCATTTTGGATAAAGTCAGGCCGACTAGCATTGATAAGATGAATGCCGTGTATCTGGTACAGGAGTTGATGGAAACAGATTTACAGAGGATCATTAGCAACATCTCTACAAATCCCCTAAGCGATGATCACATTCAATATTTCACATATCAGATATTGAGAGCATTAAAATCGATTCATTCTGCTCAGGTAATTCATAGGGATTTAAAACCATCTAATCTGTTGTTAAATTCCAATTGTGATTTAAAAGTTTGTGATTTTGGTCTATCGAGATGCCTAGCAAGCAGTAGCGATTCAAGAGAGACCTTGGTAGGGTTTATGACAGAATATGTGGCTACACGTTGGTATAGAGCACCTGAGATTATGTTAACTTTCCAAGAATACACGACTGCAATGGATATATGGTCGTGTGGGTGCATATTGGCAGAATTGGTGTCAGGTAAACCACTTTTCCCCGGTAGAGATTATCACCATCAGTTGTGGTTAATCTTGGAAGTGGTGGGTTCACCCACTTATGAGGACTTTGAATCGATCAAATCTCAAAGAGCCAAGGAGTACATTTCTAATTTGCCTTTGAAGGCAAAACTACCGTGGGATGTTGTGCTGGGGAAGCAAAATCTAAATCCTGATATGGTTGATCTTTTGGATAGAATGTTAGCATTtaatccaaataaaagaattagTGCTGCAGAAGCATTAAACCATCCATATTTGGCGATGTATCACGATCCGGAGGATGAACCTGAATACCCACCATTAAACTTGGAGGATGACTTCTGGAAAATCGacaatgaaattaaaaagcccaatgaagatggtgaaatttcaatagaCGTTTTGAAAGCGATGTtatatgatgaaattatGAAACGCACAGATTAA